In Euphorbia lathyris chromosome 10, ddEupLath1.1, whole genome shotgun sequence, the DNA window aaccttatttaaactacaggTAAGAtgaacttttccatcctattaaaatcacatgagcttatcccacctccttataccaccccctcttaggtataggatttgagggataagacttATATCCCGCTCTTATCTCCCTAACCTATCTCTTAAGACTTATATCCCGCTCGTCTCAgtttttttatctctatccccGTGTCTTTATCCCCTCTAACAAACATCCCGTTAATGATTTTGAGGAGCCAACTTAAAAGAGGTGGTTGGAAATgctctaattaaataaaatttagaagTGCAGGGAACTAATTGCACAAAAGTGGAATCTAGGATGCAATTgactttaattctattattcaaGGTCTTGATTGAGGTTTTTCATCATATCATCTTCGTTTTGCCGTTGAGATTTCAGATAGCGACAAAGCTAAATGGCGGGCCAACCTCTGCCATGGTGGGTTGAGACCCTCACTGGATAAGCTACACCATCCATACCATTTTTACTCTTGTACTAATTTTCTGCCTGAAATCATTTTCACTATTTTCCCTTTTCTAGTATATCCTTAAACCTCTCCCAATTTAGCTCTCAATATGAAGCTTTCTCTCCTCTTCTCGGTAAGTAATCGACTCTTTTCTTCTCTGTTCGTctaattaattttgaatttcAGAGATCTATGAATAATTTAGCTTACTTCTCTGTAATTTTTGTTGCTTGTTGATGATGTTCGATTTTGTATGAATTCGAAATTGCTGGTTTCTATTGTCTAGTTTGAGTAACATCGAAATGGATTTTCACAGGGTGTGATTTCTCAGTTGGAAATTGGGAGTTTCTTCAATCCCAGCTTCTGATTTTGCAATTTTAGGTGGATTTTGAAGtgataaattgaattaattgtTGGAAAGCCATGGATACTTTACTGAAAACCCATAATAAGCTTGAATTTTTTCCTCAACTTCATGGGTTGTCAGAGAAAGCCAGTAATTTAAGCTATACGAGGCTTCAAAATCAAGAGATTAGGTTTTTCCCCAAGAAGTCTTATCCAAGAGGAAGTAGAAATTGCTGTAGTAAGGCTAGTAGTAGTGCTCTTTTGGAACTTGTGCCTGAAACCAAGAAGGAAAACCTTGAATTTGAACTTCCTATGTATAACCCGACGAAAGGCGTTGTGGTTGATCTTGCAGTTGTGGGTGGTGGCCCTGCTGGGCTTGCTGTTGCTCAACAAGTCTCAGAAGCAGGGCTTTCTGTATGTTCAATTGACCCTTCTCCTAAATTGATTTGGCCTAACAATTATGGTGTTTGGGTGGATGAATTTGAGGCTATGGATTTGCTTGATTGTCTTGATACAACTTGGTCTGGTGCTGTTGTCTACATTGATGAAAAATCAAAGAAGGATCTCGGTAGACCTTATGGAAGGGTCAATCGTAAACAACTCAAGTCGAAAATGCTACAAAAATGCATATCGAATGGGGTTGAGTTTCACCAAGCTAAAGTTATCAAGGTTATACACGAGGAGTCCAAGTCCCTTCTCATTTGCAATGATGGTGTTACTATCCAAGCTGCTGTTGTCCTTGATGCAACTGGCTTTTCTAGATGTCTTGTTCAGTATGATAAGCCTTACAATCCCGGTTACCAAGTGGCTTACGGAATTTTAGCCGAGGTAGAGGAGCACCCGTTTGATGTAGATAAAATGGTTTTCATGGATTGGAGAGATTCACATCTTAACATGAATCCGCAGCTGAAAGAGCGAAATAGTAAGATACCTACTTTCCTTTATGCAATGCCCTTTTCATCAAATAGGATATTTCTCGAAGAAACTTCCCTAGTAGCACGGCCCGGATTACAAATGGAAGATATCCAGGAAAGAATGGTGGCTAGATTAAAGCACTTAGGCATAAAAGTGAAAAGTATTGAAGAAGACGAGCGTTGTGTGATCCCGATGGGCGGCCCCCTCCCTATTCTCCCTCAAAGAGTTGTTGGGATCGGGGGTACCGCTGGCATGGTTCACCCTTCAACAGGGTATATGGTTGCAAGAACTCTAGCAGCAGCTCCGCTGGTTGCAAGTGCAGTGGTCAAGTACCT includes these proteins:
- the LOC136209102 gene encoding lycopene beta cyclase, chloroplastic/chromoplastic, coding for MDTLLKTHNKLEFFPQLHGLSEKASNLSYTRLQNQEIRFFPKKSYPRGSRNCCSKASSSALLELVPETKKENLEFELPMYNPTKGVVVDLAVVGGGPAGLAVAQQVSEAGLSVCSIDPSPKLIWPNNYGVWVDEFEAMDLLDCLDTTWSGAVVYIDEKSKKDLGRPYGRVNRKQLKSKMLQKCISNGVEFHQAKVIKVIHEESKSLLICNDGVTIQAAVVLDATGFSRCLVQYDKPYNPGYQVAYGILAEVEEHPFDVDKMVFMDWRDSHLNMNPQLKERNSKIPTFLYAMPFSSNRIFLEETSLVARPGLQMEDIQERMVARLKHLGIKVKSIEEDERCVIPMGGPLPILPQRVVGIGGTAGMVHPSTGYMVARTLAAAPLVASAVVKYLDSGTTSFTGDELSAQVWKDLWPIQRRRQREFFCFGMDILLKLDLEATRRFFDAFFDLEPHYWHGFLSSRLFLPELLVFGLSLFSHASNTSRLEIMSKGTVPLVRMMNNLIQDRE